A part of Cannabis sativa cultivar Pink pepper isolate KNU-18-1 chromosome 6, ASM2916894v1, whole genome shotgun sequence genomic DNA contains:
- the LOC115720330 gene encoding uncharacterized protein LOC115720330, with protein MGKKAGRLVKTSALTGDGSSSPSPTVEPSLSPTRTESPPCTPNPGKTSSSVSLPRRFTRSMSIPFASSKDHPPPSTTLPHPLTESDSSQPPLSKPKPKRKTVSSDATPSSVAKKMKTPQPSVSEPNKTNAPFYSNDKLLRFHENFCRRPLWPEYRMKFKYFPRIKELIEKRGWSLSVTHLQPPNENLVREFYANLDESILNRKSQFLYLAYIRGNRFRFAPSTISCVLKIKTITHPTFNDEYKPEFKDVGAEITGNPNFVWNGKELPVTVLSEFYRVLHKIAMSNWWANSHISMINYNTARFLYALGTGVSIDLPTIMYDRIMSSASAKSIKHTLPYPSLINRVVKRGSPVVYEQDKMLPVPSIGKSFNLVDSKPLPLSVMDVSAAGASLMEDLPSAPTAPSTS; from the coding sequence ATGGGCAAAAAGGCTGGGCGCCTCGTCAAAACTTCTGCATTGACTGGTGATGGTTCGTCGTCACCTTCGCCTACAGTGGAACCTAGCTTGTCTCCCACTAGGACTGAATCGCCTCCATGCACACCAAACCCAGGTAAGACTTCTTCCTCTGTAAGTCTTCCAAGACGTTTTACACGCTCCATGTCCATTCCTTTTGCGTCGTCTAAGGATCATCCTCCCCCATCCACCACGTTACCCCACCCTCTCACTGAGTCTGACTCGTCTCAGCCCCCCCTGTCGAAGCCTAAACCAAAAAGGAAAACTGTCTCCTCTGATGCTACTCCTTCGTCAGTGGCTAAGAAAATGAAAACTCCTCAACCTAGTGTGTCTGAGCCAAACAAAACTAATGCACCGTTTTACTCCAACGATAAGTTGCTTAGATTTCATGAAAATTTTTGTCGTCGTCCACTGTGGCCTGAATATCGAATGAAGTTCAAGTATTTTCCTAGGATTAAGGAGTTAATTGAAAAACGTGGGTGGTCTCTGTCTGTCACTCATCTCCAACCCCCAAATGAGAACCTGGTCAGGGAGTTTTATGCCAACCTAGATGAGAGCATTCTGAATAGGAAAAGTCAGTTCCTTTATCTTGCTTATATTAGAGGTAACAGGTTTCGGTTTGCCCCCTCAACCATTAGTTGTGTCCTGAAAATCAAAACCATCACCCATCCCACATTTAATGATGAGTATAAGCCAGAGTTTAAGGATGTAGGTGCTGAAATTACTGGCAATCCCAACTTTGTTTGGAATGGGAAGGAGTTACCTGTCACAGTTCTCTCAGAGTTTTACAGGGTCCTCCATAAAATTGCTATGTCCAATTGGTGGGCGAATTCACATATCTCCATGATCAACTACAACACAGCTCGATTTCTGTATGCCTTAGGCACCGGTGTGAGCATTGATCTTCCAACTATCATGTATGATCGTATTATGAGTTCTGCCTCTGCCAAGAGTATCAAGCATACCCTGCCTTATCCCAGCTTGATCAACAGAGTGGTTAAACGAGGCTCTCCAGTTGTTTATGAGCAAGACAAAATGCTGCCAGTCCCATCCATTGGTAAGTCGTTTAATCTTGTGGATAGCAAACCACTTCCACTGTCAGTCATGGATGTATCTGCTGCTGGGGCTTCTCTAATGGAAGACTTACCTTCTGCTCCAACTGCTCCTTCAACTTCCTGA
- the LOC115695397 gene encoding probable inactive receptor kinase At1g48480, translating to MVPSLFSIKSNNKYFVVLITTFLLLLIVPIAKQEDQQNYYYYYYSERTALYSLKAILNHQFLNKAWTGPHCNFGTPIWYGIKCSDDGHVAELVLENMNLSGRISGDALVKFTDLSILSFKNNSLSGTLMEFDLNSKLTRIDLSRNSFTGEIPLSVLRVSRLERFFVEENSLTGRVPAFNQSSLREFNVSNNNLSGVVPLTPTLKLFTSNSFSGNSELHYSFVVVSRVQNDNTTSSTTEESSSKNDKKKSKSYTKYLLLLNVVLVAAVIVMVILYVRKRKKLKKVIKGKTKQGQDQLKVNKNNNDQRMIVIKNVENEDQIKTVEVNKASASTSNRLVKSNHHNKNVNEEKGKLLFLGGDDEKMGFEMEDVLKASAEGLGQGTLGNCYKAMIMERDVAAVVVKRLKNLKPLTDEEFKKKLLVVAKLKHPNLLPVMAYYNNKNQKMLLYKYVERGNLFQRLHGGKGTRNRIPFRWGPRLSVARGVARAIEYLHLNTSSQVTVPHGNLKSTNILLETNDTVLVTDYSLAFLIIALPVVIQRTVSYRSPEYKSTRRVSKRTDVWSYGCLLLELLTGKVAAYTSPTGAKGVDLCSWVHKAVREEWTAEIFDVEIAVNRRSAIPGMLRMLEIALHCTEKSPEKRPDMSEVVRELEEIQFVDQSEDENEPYSIERSYTTDDSISITMK from the exons ATGGTTCCTTCATTATTTTCCATCAAATCTAATAATAAGTACTTTGTAGTCTTAATCACAACATTTCTCTTGTTACTCATTGTCCCCATAGCCAAACAAGAAGATCAACAAAActactattactattattacTCAGAAAGAACTGCCCTTTACTCTCTTAAAGCAATTCTAAATCATCAGTTCCTCAACAAAGCCTGGACCGGTCCCCACTGCAATTTCGGTACCCCGATATGGTACGGGATCAAGTGCTCCGACGACGGCCACGTGGCAGAATTAGTATTGGAAAATATGAATTTAAGTGGACGTATTAGTGGAGATGCATTAGTCAAATTCACTGACTTGTCTATTCTAAGTTTCAAAAACAATTCTTTGAGTGGTACTTTGATGGAGTTTGATTTGAACTCGAAATTGACTAGAATTGACCTTTCTCGAAACTCTTTTACCGGAGAGATTCCTCTCTCGGTCTTGAGAGTTTCGAGATTGGAGCGGTTTTTTGTGGAGGAAAACTCTTTGACGGGACGGGTCCCGGCTTTTAACCAATCTAGCTTAAGGGAATTCAATGTCTCCAACAACAATCTCAGTGGTGTTGTCCCTTTAACTCCAACGTTGAAATTATTCACCTCTAATTCATTTTCGGGAAATAGTGAACTACACTACTCTTTTGTCGTCGTGTCTCGTGTTCAAAACGACAACACGACCTCGTCTACGACAGAAGAATCATCATCTAAAAACGACAAGAAGAAATCAAAATCATACACAAAGTATTTGCTTCTTTTGAATGTCGTTTTAGTAGCGGCGGTGATTGTTATGGTCATTTTGTACGTAAGGAAAAGGAAGAAGCTTAAGAAAGTAATTAAAGGAAAAACCAAACAAGGCCAAGATCAATTGAAagtcaacaaaaataataatgaccAACGAATGATCGTGATCAAAAATGTGGAAAATGAAGATCAAATCAAAACCGTTGAAGTAAATAAAGCTAGTGCAAGTACTAGTAATAGATTAGTAAAATCAAATCATCATAATAAGAATGTAAATGAAGAGAAAGGTAAGCTTTTGTTCCTTGGTGGAGATGATGAGAAGATGGGGTTTGAGATGGAAGATGTTCTCAAAGCTTCGGCGGAAGGGTTGGGACAAGGGACGTTAGGGAATTGTTATAAGGCGATGATTATGGAAAGGGATGTGGCGGCGGTGGTGGTTAAGCGGTTGAAGAATTTGAAGCCTTTGACTGATGAGGAATTCAAGAAGAAACTTCTTGTGGTTGCTAAGCTTAAACACCCTAATTTGCTTCCTGTTATGGCTTACTACAACAACAAGAATCAGAAGATGTTGCTATATAAGTACGTGGAGAGAGGCAACCTTTTTCAACGACTTCATG GAGGTAAAGGTACTAGAAACCGAATTCCATTTCGATGGGGCCCAAGGTTAAGCGTTGCACGTGGGGTAGCACGTGCCATAGAATATCTCCACCTCAACACTTCTTCCCAAGTTACAGTCCCTCACGGGAACCTAAAGTCCACAAACATTCTTCTCGAAACAAACGACACCGTTTTGGTAACCGACTACAGTCTTGCTTTTCTGATCATCGCACTTCCCGTCGTGATTCAACGCACCGTTTCGTACAGATCACCAGAGTACAAATCAACTAGGCGAGTTTCGAAGAGGACTGACGTTTGGAGCTATGGCTGTCTTCTCTTAGAACTCTTGACCGGAAAAGTGGCAGCATACACTTCCCCAACCGGCGCGAAGGGAGTGGATCTGTGTAGTTGGGTCCACAAGGCGGTGCGAGAAGAATGGACGGCGGAGATCTTTGATGTGGAGATAGCTGTTAATCGAAGAAGTGCTATTCCTGGAATGTTGAGGATGTTGGAGATTGCGTTGCATTGTACTGAGAAGTCTCCGGAGAAACGTCCTGATATGTCAGAGGTTGTTAGAGAGTTGGAGGAGATTCAGTTTGTTGATCAGTCTGAAGATGAGAATGAGCCTTACTCTATTGAACGATCCTACACCACTGATGATTCTATTTCTATTACCATGAAATGA